One window of the Natronomonas marina genome contains the following:
- a CDS encoding DUF7411 family protein: protein MECGLLFSGGKDSGLAALLLDSFYDVTLVTAHFGLTDDWEHAAEAADSLGFPFEAVEMDDDVAESAAEQMREDGYPRRGIQQVHEAALEAVAAEYDVVADGTRRDDRVPTVSRAVAQSLEDRHGVDYVAPLSGFGRNAVDRLVETHLRVESGPSEAVPKGDYETELRSLLRTRWGDDAVEEVFPDHEQTRVVGRNAE, encoded by the coding sequence ATGGAGTGTGGACTGCTGTTCAGCGGCGGGAAGGACTCGGGACTTGCGGCCCTGCTGCTCGATAGCTTCTACGACGTGACGCTCGTGACCGCGCACTTCGGGCTCACGGACGACTGGGAACACGCGGCGGAGGCGGCCGACTCGCTGGGGTTCCCGTTCGAGGCCGTCGAGATGGACGACGACGTCGCCGAGTCGGCCGCCGAACAGATGCGCGAGGACGGCTATCCCCGCCGGGGAATCCAGCAGGTCCACGAGGCGGCCCTGGAGGCCGTCGCCGCCGAGTACGACGTCGTCGCCGACGGGACCCGCCGGGACGACCGGGTGCCGACGGTCTCGCGGGCGGTCGCCCAGAGCCTCGAGGACCGCCACGGCGTCGACTACGTCGCGCCGCTGTCGGGGTTCGGCCGCAACGCCGTCGACCGACTCGTCGAGACGCACCTCCGCGTCGAGTCCGGTCCCAGCGAGGCGGTCCCGAAGGGCGACTACGAGACCGAACTGCGGAGCCTACTCCGGACGCGGTGGGGCGACGACGCCGTCGAGGAGGTCTTCCCCGACCACGAGCAGACGCGGGTGGTCGGCCGGAACGCCGAGTGA
- a CDS encoding DNA-binding protein, translating to MSGDPTDEELEELRQKKMEQLKDQQGGEAQQEAAEAQRQQAEAQKEAMLKQALTDGARKRLNTVKMSKPQFGEKVEQQVVALAQSGRLQGKIDEEKMKDILSEMKPDSKSFDIKRR from the coding sequence ATGAGCGGCGACCCCACCGACGAGGAACTGGAGGAACTCCGACAGAAGAAGATGGAACAGCTCAAGGACCAGCAGGGCGGCGAGGCCCAGCAGGAGGCCGCGGAGGCCCAGCGCCAGCAGGCCGAGGCCCAGAAGGAGGCGATGCTCAAGCAGGCGCTGACCGACGGCGCCCGCAAGCGGCTCAACACGGTGAAGATGTCGAAGCCGCAGTTCGGCGAGAAGGTCGAACAGCAGGTGGTCGCGCTGGCCCAGAGCGGCCGCCTCCAGGGAAAAATCGACGAGGAGAAGATGAAGGACATCCTCTCGGAGATGAAACCGGACTCCAAGAGCTTCGACATCAAGCGCCGGTAG
- a CDS encoding 30S ribosomal protein S19e, whose product MTTLYDVPAEDLIEAVAEEIADELDAPEWVDYAKTGSGRELPPEQEDFWARRAASLLRKVADEGPVGVQRLRTAYGDSTNGSTRYRVRPEHRTEGSGNIIRTALQQLEEAGYIQTHEGRGRTVTGEGRALLDETAEELIEELDRPELERYA is encoded by the coding sequence ATGACGACGCTCTACGACGTGCCCGCCGAGGACCTCATCGAGGCGGTCGCCGAGGAGATCGCGGACGAACTGGACGCCCCCGAGTGGGTCGACTACGCCAAGACCGGCAGCGGCCGAGAACTCCCGCCCGAACAGGAGGACTTCTGGGCCCGCCGGGCCGCCAGCCTCCTCCGGAAGGTCGCCGACGAGGGTCCGGTCGGCGTCCAGCGCCTCCGGACCGCCTACGGCGACTCGACGAACGGCTCGACCCGCTACCGCGTCCGCCCCGAACACCGGACCGAGGGCTCCGGCAACATCATCCGGACCGCCCTCCAGCAGCTCGAGGAAGCCGGCTACATCCAGACCCACGAGGGCCGCGGCCGCACCGTCACCGGCGAGGGTCGTGCGCTCCTGGACGAGACCGCCGAAGAGCTCATCGAGGAACTCGACCGGCCGGAACTCGAGCGGTACGCCTAA
- a CDS encoding lysylphosphatidylglycerol synthase transmembrane domain-containing protein, translating to MPLDRRATVAGFLGAALALGVLAYLVGVEDLLFALSMARTPVAAGVLVVAALWMVAWALALRTVLGALGAAISPWRATAVYAGVLFANNVTPFGQAGGEPVSALLISEAASTEYETALAAIASADSLNFVPSTAIGLVGVTYFSVTVAVGDRLQVATAAVVALAVALPVVAYIGWRTRDRLEAALVGVVAPAARLVGRYAPRLEAPARSAVRHRVEGFFEAVEVVGTDRRTLLAAVGFSTLGWLAQATALWLALYAIGVVAPVAAVLVAVPVGAIAGVTPLPGGLGGIEAVLIALLVPLAGISAATAAAAVVLHRGAIYWLPTLLGGGVVSALGVDRV from the coding sequence ATGCCTCTCGACCGCCGGGCGACCGTCGCGGGCTTTCTCGGCGCCGCCCTCGCCCTCGGCGTCCTGGCCTACCTCGTCGGCGTCGAGGACCTCCTCTTTGCGCTGTCGATGGCCCGGACGCCGGTCGCCGCCGGCGTCCTCGTCGTCGCGGCCCTCTGGATGGTCGCGTGGGCGCTCGCGCTCCGGACCGTCCTCGGGGCGCTCGGGGCGGCCATCTCGCCGTGGCGGGCGACGGCGGTGTACGCGGGCGTGCTGTTCGCCAACAACGTCACGCCGTTCGGGCAGGCGGGCGGCGAACCGGTCAGCGCCCTGCTCATTTCGGAGGCCGCGAGCACCGAGTACGAGACCGCACTGGCGGCCATCGCCAGCGCCGACTCGCTGAACTTCGTCCCGTCGACGGCCATCGGGCTGGTCGGCGTGACCTACTTCTCGGTGACGGTGGCCGTCGGCGACCGCCTCCAGGTGGCCACCGCCGCCGTCGTGGCGCTGGCAGTCGCGCTCCCCGTCGTGGCCTACATCGGCTGGCGGACCCGCGACCGCCTGGAGGCGGCGCTGGTCGGCGTCGTGGCACCGGCGGCCCGCCTCGTCGGTCGGTACGCCCCGCGGCTGGAGGCGCCGGCACGGTCGGCCGTCAGACATCGCGTCGAGGGGTTCTTCGAGGCCGTCGAGGTCGTCGGCACCGACCGGCGGACGCTGCTGGCCGCGGTCGGCTTCTCGACGCTGGGGTGGCTGGCGCAGGCGACCGCGCTGTGGCTGGCGCTGTACGCCATCGGCGTGGTCGCGCCCGTCGCGGCCGTCCTCGTGGCCGTCCCGGTCGGGGCCATCGCGGGCGTGACGCCGCTCCCCGGCGGTCTCGGCGGTATCGAGGCGGTTCTCATCGCGCTGCTGGTCCCGCTGGCGGGCATCAGTGCAGCCACGGCGGCGGCCGCCGTCGTCCTCCACCGCGGTGCCATCTACTGGCTGCCGACCCTCCTCGGCGGCGGCGTCGTCTCGGCGCTCGGCGTCGACCGCGTGTGA
- the thiL gene encoding thiamine-phosphate kinase codes for MDERAALSLVGEHVDAAGDDCAVVDGLVVTTDMLHERTDFPDGTTRYTAGWRAVGASLSDVAAAGAEATAAVAVYGAPEFREAELSAFLEGCTDVCSAVGTEYVGGDLDGHEEFTVATTAVGRTDDPVGRDGASAGEAVCVTGTFGRSGAAVRLFERGDHERANELFRFEPRVVAGRAVAPRATAMMDSSDGLARSLYQLAAASDCGFAVDGDAVPVDSSVGTVAADAEERRELALHFGEDFELVFTVPEADVPTVRAGAPVEVTRIGRVTDGGVRLDGAPLPDRGFTH; via the coding sequence ATGGACGAACGGGCGGCGCTTTCGCTGGTGGGCGAACACGTCGACGCCGCCGGCGACGACTGTGCGGTCGTCGACGGTCTCGTCGTGACCACGGACATGCTCCACGAGCGGACGGACTTCCCCGACGGGACCACGCGGTACACGGCCGGGTGGCGGGCCGTCGGCGCGTCGCTGTCGGACGTCGCCGCCGCGGGCGCCGAGGCGACGGCGGCGGTGGCCGTCTACGGCGCCCCCGAGTTCCGCGAGGCGGAGCTATCGGCGTTTCTGGAGGGCTGTACGGACGTCTGCTCGGCCGTCGGCACGGAGTACGTCGGCGGCGACCTAGACGGCCACGAGGAGTTCACGGTCGCCACGACGGCCGTCGGACGGACGGACGACCCGGTCGGACGGGACGGCGCCTCCGCTGGCGAGGCCGTCTGCGTCACCGGCACGTTCGGCCGCAGCGGGGCCGCCGTCCGGCTGTTCGAGCGCGGCGACCACGAGCGGGCCAACGAGCTGTTCCGGTTCGAGCCGCGGGTCGTGGCCGGCCGTGCCGTCGCGCCGCGGGCGACGGCGATGATGGACTCCAGCGACGGACTGGCCCGGTCGCTGTACCAACTCGCGGCGGCGAGCGACTGCGGCTTCGCGGTCGATGGCGACGCCGTACCGGTCGATTCGTCGGTCGGGACCGTCGCCGCGGACGCCGAGGAACGCCGGGAGTTGGCCCTCCACTTCGGCGAGGATTTCGAACTCGTCTTCACGGTTCCCGAGGCGGACGTTCCGACGGTCCGGGCGGGAGCGCCGGTCGAGGTGACCCGAATCGGTCGAGTGACCGACGGGGGCGTCCGACTGGACGGCGCTCCCCTCCCCGACCGGGGCTTTACCCACTGA
- a CDS encoding site-2 protease family protein gives MSTADPASGYDGPPPEALLPAFRVTEIEETDDGQLRYYGQPRTEYRRLEQKLWPLFREYGYEVRLDVVEDSEEDPISGVAVTRSRQALVAEPRSVGVDGVPWTNVGMFLATLLTTLYAGTIWYYQPVDGPLDLLAGWPFAAAVLGVLGVHELGHYVMSRYHDVEASLPYFIPVPTYIGTFGAVIKMKGRIPNRKALFDIGVAGPLAGLVAAVAVAVVGLHLDPISVPPELLRAQNTVEIEFGYPPLLQFLAWVTGERLTYADPGISASPVIFGAWVGLFVTFLNLIPVGQLDGGHIVRAMFGERARTVAALVPAVLFSLAGYLYVFRDVSANAPVLWTFWGLVALGLAYVGPTTPIFDDPLDPKRKALGALTFLLGLLCFTPVPIEIISG, from the coding sequence ATGAGCACCGCCGATCCGGCGTCGGGCTACGACGGCCCGCCGCCGGAGGCACTGCTGCCCGCGTTCCGCGTCACGGAGATCGAAGAGACCGACGACGGCCAGCTCCGCTACTACGGCCAGCCGCGGACCGAGTACCGCCGTCTCGAACAGAAACTGTGGCCGCTGTTCCGCGAGTACGGCTACGAGGTACGCCTCGACGTCGTCGAGGACAGCGAGGAGGACCCGATATCGGGCGTCGCCGTCACCCGGAGCCGGCAGGCCCTCGTCGCCGAACCGCGCAGCGTCGGCGTCGACGGGGTACCCTGGACCAACGTCGGGATGTTCCTGGCGACGCTTCTGACGACGCTGTACGCCGGCACCATCTGGTACTACCAGCCCGTCGACGGCCCGCTGGACCTGCTGGCCGGCTGGCCGTTCGCCGCCGCCGTCCTCGGCGTCCTCGGCGTCCACGAGCTGGGCCACTACGTGATGTCCCGCTACCACGACGTCGAGGCCAGTCTCCCCTACTTCATCCCGGTGCCAACCTACATCGGGACCTTCGGCGCGGTCATCAAGATGAAGGGCCGGATTCCGAACCGGAAGGCGCTGTTCGACATCGGCGTCGCGGGACCGCTGGCGGGGCTGGTCGCAGCCGTCGCCGTCGCCGTCGTCGGTCTCCACCTGGACCCCATCTCGGTCCCCCCGGAGCTGCTCCGGGCACAGAACACCGTCGAAATCGAGTTCGGCTACCCGCCGCTGTTGCAGTTCCTCGCGTGGGTGACGGGCGAGCGGCTCACCTACGCCGACCCCGGAATATCCGCCAGCCCCGTCATCTTCGGCGCGTGGGTCGGCCTGTTCGTGACGTTCCTCAACCTCATCCCCGTCGGGCAACTCGACGGCGGCCACATCGTCCGTGCGATGTTCGGCGAGCGGGCCCGCACCGTCGCGGCGCTCGTGCCCGCCGTGCTGTTCTCGCTGGCCGGCTACCTCTACGTCTTCCGGGACGTCTCGGCCAACGCGCCGGTCCTGTGGACCTTCTGGGGCCTCGTCGCGCTGGGTCTGGCGTACGTCGGCCCGACGACGCCCATCTTCGACGACCCGCTCGACCCGAAGCGGAAGGCGTTGGGCGCGCTCACGTTCCTGCTGGGGCTGCTCTGTTTCACGCCCGTCCCGATAGAGATAATCAGTGGGTAA
- a CDS encoding DUF7123 family protein, whose translation MSATTEPSTESKESRLRTYLRQRAEDGEVYVKSKFIADDVGLSSKEIGALMVKLKDSATDLDIEKWSYTSATTWRVTQA comes from the coding sequence ATGAGCGCAACAACGGAACCCTCCACGGAAAGCAAGGAAAGCCGGCTCCGAACGTACCTCCGCCAGCGGGCGGAGGACGGCGAGGTCTACGTCAAGAGCAAGTTCATCGCCGACGACGTCGGTCTCTCGTCGAAGGAGATCGGCGCGCTGATGGTCAAACTCAAGGATTCGGCGACCGACCTCGACATCGAGAAGTGGTCCTACACCTCCGCGACTACGTGGCGCGTAACGCAGGCCTGA
- a CDS encoding molybdopterin synthase codes for MYVFAVLGEAAEAGLERLLAALDGRVGVVRTAAGDGGTTAVARADTEYVLDDGWRASGTDLSVPDALERLAPDHEYAAVVGVPDVDAPRIVVGGETEEAAVHAEGAERLDVEAAVEAIHGTEPFETLESLVAAVRRAPEADRAGAVATFTGRVRAKDGPDDDRTRYLEFEKYDGVAERTMRTIETELEDREGVLDVRLHHRTGRVDAGEDIVFVVVLAGHRREAFRAVEDGIDRLKDEVPLFKKEVTDSETFWVHERD; via the coding sequence ATGTACGTCTTCGCGGTTCTGGGCGAGGCCGCCGAGGCAGGCCTGGAGCGGTTGCTCGCGGCGCTCGACGGCCGGGTCGGCGTCGTTCGGACCGCCGCCGGCGACGGCGGAACGACCGCCGTCGCCCGGGCCGACACCGAGTACGTCCTCGACGACGGGTGGCGCGCCAGCGGAACGGACCTCTCGGTTCCCGACGCCCTGGAACGACTCGCGCCCGACCACGAATACGCCGCGGTCGTCGGCGTTCCCGACGTCGACGCGCCGCGAATCGTCGTCGGTGGCGAAACCGAAGAGGCGGCCGTCCACGCCGAGGGTGCCGAGCGCCTCGACGTCGAGGCCGCCGTCGAGGCGATTCACGGGACCGAACCGTTCGAGACGCTGGAGTCGCTGGTCGCGGCCGTCCGGCGGGCACCGGAGGCCGACCGGGCGGGCGCCGTCGCGACCTTCACCGGACGCGTGCGCGCGAAAGACGGTCCCGACGACGACCGGACTCGCTACCTGGAGTTCGAGAAGTACGACGGGGTCGCCGAACGGACGATGCGGACCATCGAGACGGAACTCGAGGACCGCGAGGGCGTCCTCGACGTGCGACTCCACCACCGGACCGGCCGGGTCGACGCGGGCGAGGACATCGTCTTCGTCGTGGTACTGGCCGGACACCGCCGGGAGGCCTTCCGGGCCGTCGAGGACGGCATCGACCGCCTCAAGGACGAGGTACCGCTGTTCAAGAAGGAGGTCACCGATTCGGAGACGTTCTGGGTCCACGAGCGGGACTGA
- the pyrH gene encoding UMP kinase, which translates to MRIVVSIGGSVLAPDLEAARVEAHAGVIDGLVAEGHEVAVVVGGGDVARRYIETARTLGATEYDLDAVGIDVTRLNARLLLAALDSPAAPEPADSHEAARASLRRGETVVMGGTVPGHTTDAVSALLAETVEADLLVYATSVAGVYSADPNEDDTAKRYDRLTPADLVDTIASIETAAGSNAPVDLLAAKVIERSGLRAVVLDGTDPERIADAVAGDFDGTEVVPDE; encoded by the coding sequence ATGAGAATCGTCGTTTCTATCGGCGGGAGCGTGCTCGCGCCGGACCTGGAGGCCGCCAGGGTCGAGGCGCACGCGGGGGTCATCGACGGACTCGTCGCCGAGGGCCACGAGGTCGCCGTCGTCGTCGGCGGCGGCGACGTCGCCCGCCGCTACATCGAGACGGCTCGCACGCTGGGCGCGACGGAGTACGACCTCGACGCCGTGGGCATCGACGTCACCCGACTGAACGCCCGCCTCCTTCTGGCGGCCCTGGACTCGCCGGCCGCCCCGGAGCCCGCCGACTCCCACGAGGCGGCACGGGCCTCCCTCCGGCGCGGCGAGACGGTCGTCATGGGCGGGACGGTCCCGGGCCACACGACCGACGCGGTCTCGGCGCTTCTGGCCGAGACCGTCGAGGCCGACCTGCTCGTCTACGCGACGAGCGTCGCCGGGGTGTACTCCGCCGATCCCAACGAGGACGACACCGCAAAGCGGTACGACCGGCTGACGCCGGCCGACCTGGTCGACACCATCGCCTCCATCGAGACGGCCGCGGGCTCGAACGCGCCGGTCGACCTGCTGGCGGCGAAGGTCATAGAGCGGTCGGGGCTGCGGGCGGTCGTCCTCGACGGGACCGACCCCGAACGCATCGCCGACGCCGTCGCCGGCGATTTCGACGGCACCGAAGTGGTCCCCGATGAGTGA
- the lysS gene encoding lysine--tRNA ligase — MSDLYEVGTGRKRAFWADAVADEILERDPDDPIVIKGGVSPSGVPHLGHFNEIMRGYFVAEALRDRGREVRQVFTTDDRDRLRKLPRKLADLEWNVVGLGEVDAGALGRNLGRPYTDVPDPFGCCDSYGDHFTELLERAADAVDVPIDVVSNTDLYERGAFDGTIRHVLGDLETTREVLAEFQDKVDDEYVPFFARCHECGNLTETIVDVDLDAETVDYVCEDVAAGDDVIEGCGHEGTATFREGKLPWRLEWPAQWRVLEVDFEPFGKDHAEGSWPSGETIARDVFGFEPPVPMVYEWFTLNGEALSSSSGNVITVDEVLTVLEPEVLRYFFTKNPKKQRDFDVGSIDRLVDEFDRFEAVYFGADADETERERAERAYPMVVESVPDERPVRIPYAFAAVLGMTDNRELRVEMAERSGHVPAEATEAEIDAALERVERARAWAERTDNEFNYRLAEELPDVEFDPETVAALEELADLIETDDPDAETLQGEIYETAKRNDVAVGEFFEAGYRLFLDETEGPRLGPFLAPMDTEFVVRRLRRDG; from the coding sequence ATGAGTGACCTCTACGAGGTCGGCACCGGCCGGAAGCGCGCCTTCTGGGCCGACGCGGTCGCCGACGAGATACTCGAACGCGACCCCGACGACCCCATCGTGATCAAGGGCGGCGTCTCGCCGTCGGGCGTCCCGCACCTGGGCCACTTCAACGAAATCATGCGGGGCTACTTCGTCGCCGAGGCCCTCCGGGACCGCGGCCGCGAGGTCCGGCAGGTGTTCACGACCGACGACCGAGACCGACTCCGGAAGCTCCCCCGAAAGCTCGCGGACCTGGAGTGGAACGTCGTCGGCCTCGGCGAGGTCGACGCCGGCGCCCTCGGGCGGAACCTCGGTCGGCCCTACACCGACGTGCCCGACCCCTTCGGCTGCTGTGACTCCTACGGCGACCACTTCACCGAACTGCTGGAGCGGGCCGCCGACGCCGTCGACGTCCCAATCGACGTCGTCTCGAACACCGACCTCTACGAGCGCGGCGCCTTCGACGGCACGATTCGGCACGTACTCGGGGACCTCGAGACGACCCGGGAGGTGCTCGCGGAGTTCCAGGACAAGGTCGACGACGAGTACGTCCCCTTCTTCGCGCGGTGTCACGAGTGCGGCAACCTCACCGAGACCATCGTCGACGTCGACCTCGATGCGGAAACCGTCGACTACGTCTGCGAGGACGTCGCGGCCGGCGACGACGTCATCGAGGGTTGCGGCCACGAGGGAACGGCGACGTTCCGGGAGGGAAAGCTCCCGTGGCGCCTCGAGTGGCCCGCCCAGTGGCGCGTGCTGGAGGTCGACTTCGAGCCGTTCGGCAAGGACCACGCCGAGGGGTCGTGGCCCTCCGGAGAGACCATCGCCCGCGATGTGTTCGGGTTCGAACCGCCCGTCCCGATGGTCTACGAGTGGTTCACGCTCAACGGCGAGGCGCTGTCGTCGTCGTCGGGCAACGTCATCACCGTCGACGAGGTGCTGACGGTGCTGGAGCCGGAGGTGCTCCGGTACTTCTTCACGAAGAACCCCAAGAAGCAGCGCGACTTCGACGTCGGGTCCATCGACCGCCTCGTCGACGAGTTCGACCGCTTCGAGGCCGTCTACTTCGGTGCCGACGCCGACGAGACCGAGCGCGAACGAGCCGAGCGGGCCTACCCGATGGTCGTCGAGTCGGTCCCCGACGAGCGACCCGTCCGCATCCCCTACGCGTTCGCGGCGGTGCTGGGGATGACCGACAACCGGGAGTTGCGTGTCGAGATGGCCGAACGCTCGGGGCACGTCCCTGCCGAGGCGACCGAGGCGGAGATAGACGCGGCGCTGGAGCGCGTCGAGCGAGCGCGCGCGTGGGCCGAACGGACCGACAACGAGTTCAACTACCGGCTGGCCGAGGAACTGCCGGACGTCGAGTTCGATCCCGAGACGGTGGCCGCCCTCGAGGAGTTGGCCGACCTCATTGAGACCGACGACCCGGACGCCGAGACCCTGCAAGGCGAGATATACGAGACGGCGAAGCGAAACGACGTGGCCGTCGGCGAGTTCTTCGAGGCCGGCTACCGGCTCTTCCTCGACGAGACGGAGGGACCGCGGCTGGGTCCGTTCCTGGCGCCGATGGACACCGAGTTCGTCGTCCGGCGGCTCCGGCGGGACGGCTGA
- a CDS encoding site-2 protease family protein, whose protein sequence is MRPLLWILVGILLYTAIAMALKARGLVPSSLRVSGPILTIHTKRGRDLLEWLAAPRRIWRAWGNFGVGVAIVIMVGSFFGVLFSAMSALTDPAAVGGITRPQDALVIPGVNQFLPIAAAVDILVGLLVGLVVHEGGHGLLCRVEDIEIDSMGVALLAFIPLGAFVQPDEASQNRADRGGKTRMFAAGVTNNFLVTAVSFGLLFLVVASLVTVVPGVAVGGTLPGSPAENASIERGDVITSVNGQPIANETELEAALADADREVTVGRQSGEAVTIERSLIVTRAVVDAPIAKGTEITAVGGEAVYTQSGFDAALDGEEIVQLSTGDGEAVTFPVGVFVSSVPAEDPLGEAGAPDTPMLIHSIDGEPTPTPQALTEVLSQTSPNETVEVVAYHGDGNDPWSGERHTYEVTLEENPRTDGGFVGVAGVLEGTSGVVVDDFGIDPYPAEQYHAFLGGTGWGDDPVSTFVTRAFALLVLPFASVALPTIGYNFAGFNGAVANFYTVSGPLGTGAVFGLANLLFWTGWVNVNLGLFNCIPSYPLDGGHILRASVEAVLARLPVEVSPVVAAAVTTAISATMILSLLGLLFLPQLLT, encoded by the coding sequence ATGAGACCGCTGCTGTGGATACTCGTCGGTATCCTCCTCTATACCGCGATTGCGATGGCGCTGAAGGCCCGCGGCCTCGTGCCATCGTCGCTTCGTGTCTCCGGTCCGATTCTCACGATCCACACGAAACGGGGGCGTGACCTCCTCGAGTGGCTGGCCGCTCCCCGGCGTATCTGGCGGGCCTGGGGCAACTTCGGCGTCGGCGTCGCCATCGTCATCATGGTCGGGTCGTTCTTCGGCGTCCTCTTTTCGGCGATGAGCGCCCTGACGGACCCCGCAGCGGTGGGCGGCATCACGCGACCGCAGGACGCGCTCGTCATCCCCGGCGTCAACCAGTTCCTCCCCATCGCGGCCGCCGTCGACATCCTCGTCGGCCTGCTCGTCGGTCTCGTCGTCCACGAGGGCGGCCACGGCCTGCTCTGTCGCGTCGAAGACATCGAGATAGACTCGATGGGTGTCGCGCTTTTGGCGTTCATCCCGCTCGGGGCGTTCGTCCAGCCCGACGAGGCGAGCCAAAACCGGGCCGACCGGGGCGGCAAGACCCGGATGTTCGCCGCCGGCGTGACGAACAACTTCCTCGTCACCGCGGTGTCGTTCGGCCTGCTCTTTCTCGTCGTCGCAAGCCTCGTCACCGTCGTCCCCGGCGTCGCCGTCGGCGGCACGCTCCCCGGCTCGCCGGCCGAGAACGCCAGCATCGAGCGGGGCGACGTCATCACCTCGGTGAACGGCCAGCCGATAGCCAACGAGACGGAACTCGAGGCGGCGCTGGCCGATGCCGACCGCGAAGTGACCGTCGGTCGGCAGAGCGGGGAGGCCGTGACCATAGAGCGGAGCCTCATCGTCACCCGGGCCGTCGTCGACGCGCCCATCGCCAAAGGGACGGAGATAACGGCGGTCGGCGGCGAGGCGGTCTACACCCAGTCCGGCTTCGACGCCGCACTGGACGGCGAGGAGATCGTCCAGCTTTCGACCGGCGACGGCGAGGCCGTCACGTTCCCGGTCGGCGTTTTCGTCAGTAGCGTCCCGGCGGAGGACCCCCTCGGCGAGGCCGGCGCGCCCGACACCCCGATGCTGATTCACAGCATCGACGGCGAGCCGACACCGACGCCCCAGGCCCTCACCGAGGTACTCTCGCAGACGTCACCCAACGAGACCGTCGAGGTCGTCGCCTACCACGGCGACGGCAACGACCCCTGGAGCGGCGAACGGCACACCTACGAGGTGACGCTCGAGGAGAACCCCCGAACCGACGGCGGGTTCGTCGGCGTCGCCGGGGTTCTGGAGGGGACCAGCGGCGTCGTCGTCGACGACTTCGGTATCGACCCCTATCCCGCCGAGCAGTACCACGCCTTCCTCGGCGGCACCGGATGGGGCGACGACCCCGTGTCCACGTTCGTCACCCGGGCGTTCGCTCTGCTGGTGTTGCCCTTCGCAAGCGTCGCGTTGCCCACGATCGGTTACAACTTCGCGGGCTTCAACGGTGCGGTGGCGAACTTCTATACCGTGTCGGGACCGCTCGGCACCGGCGCCGTCTTCGGACTGGCGAACCTCCTGTTTTGGACCGGGTGGGTCAACGTCAACCTGGGCCTGTTCAACTGCATCCCGTCGTATCCGCTCGACGGCGGGCACATCCTCCGGGCCAGCGTCGAGGCGGTGCTGGCACGGCTGCCCGTCGAGGTCAGTCCCGTCGTCGCGGCGGCGGTGACGACCGCGATCAGCGCGACGATGATACTGAGCCTGCTCGGGTTGCTGTTCCTGCCGCAGTTGCTGACGTGA
- a CDS encoding DUF7123 family protein, with protein sequence MSTNTATESAYPSRKAERLAGYLRAEAERTDGDLYVKGKFIADEVDLSPKEIGALLVQLQGSVPGLTIEKWSYTSATTWRISAA encoded by the coding sequence ATGAGTACGAACACCGCAACCGAGTCCGCCTACCCCTCCCGGAAGGCCGAGCGGCTGGCCGGCTATCTCCGGGCAGAGGCCGAGCGGACCGACGGCGACCTCTACGTCAAGGGCAAGTTCATCGCCGACGAGGTCGATCTCTCGCCAAAGGAGATCGGCGCACTGCTCGTCCAGCTACAGGGTTCGGTGCCGGGGCTGACCATCGAGAAGTGGTCCTACACCTCGGCGACGACCTGGCGGATTTCGGCGGCCTGA